In the Oncorhynchus keta strain PuntledgeMale-10-30-2019 chromosome 14, Oket_V2, whole genome shotgun sequence genome, one interval contains:
- the LOC118375641 gene encoding CCN family member 1-like, which yields MFSLVSLRRTVSTLFVLLSSAAVMVESDCPTQCSCGPSPPSCPAGISWVTNACGCCKVCARQFNQDCSPSQPCDHIKGLHCHLGAGGDPERGLCRAEAQGRPCEFNGRVYQHGEDFQPSCQHQCSCMDGVVGCMPLCPQQVPLPDWRCSQPRLARPWGRCCEEWVCDDKNNISEDPEEPPQAALPDPQPLPNHINNQLQAQALAQPHYQASTGVTFRELVSLPRSQVLLSARCLPQTTDWTECSTTCGMGISSRVTNNNAECRLGRETRLCQVRQCDLPLTPAIKRVKKCQRTVRPQEPIRINFAGCSTTRRHRPHTCGFCADGRCCTPSLTRTVRLRFQCPDGEGFTRNVMWIQSCSCKKSCHNHSSPSRPSVSLHNDIHNFRH from the exons ATGTTTTCTCTGGTTAGTTTGAGACGGACCGTCTCCACACTGTTCGttctcctctccagtgctgcTGTCATG GTGGAGAGTGACTGTCCTACCCAGTGCTCCTGTGGCCCCTCACCGCCATCGTGCCCAGCGGGCATTAGTTGGGTGACAAATGCCTGTGGCTGCTGTAAGGTGTGTGCCAGGCAGTTCAACCAGGACtgcagccccagccagccctgtgaCCACATCAAGGGCCTGCACTGCCACCTGGGGGCTGGGGGAGACCCAGAGAGAGGCCTGTGCCGAG cGGAGGCCCAGGGCCGGCCCTGTGAGTTCAACGGGCGTGTCTACCAGCATGGAGAGGACTTCCAGCCCAGCTGCCAGCACCAGTGCAGCTGCATGGACGGGGTGGTGGGCTGCATGCCACTCTGTCCCCAGCAGGTACCCTTGCCCGACTGGCGCTGCTCCCAGCCAAGGCTGGCACGGCCCTGGGGCCGCTGCTGTGAGGAGTGGGTCTGTGATGACAAAAATAACATCAGTGAGGACCCAGAGGAACCTCCACAGGCAGCCCTACCTGACCCACAACCCCTCCCAAACCACATCAACAACCAGCTCCAGGCCCAAGCCCTGGCCCAGCCACACTATCAGGCCAGCACTGGAGTCACCTTTAGAG AGTTGGTGTCCCTCCCCAGGTCCCAGGTGTTGCTAAGCGCCAGATGCCTCCCTCAGACCACTGATTGGACGGAATGTTCCACCACGTGCGGGATGGGCATCTCAAGCCGGGTGACCAATAACAACGCAGAGTGTCGGCTGGGCAGAGAGACACGACTCTGTCAGGTCCGCCAATGTGACCTGCCGCTTACCCCAGCAATCAAG AGGGTAAAGAAGTGCCAGCGTACAGTGCGGCCCCAGGAGCCAATCAGGATCAACTTTGCTGGCTGCTCCACAACACGCCGCCATCGACCTCACACCTGTGGCTTCTGTGCGGATGGGCGATGCTGCACCCCTTCACTGACCCGCACCGTCCGCCTGCGCTTCCAATGTCCCGACGGAGAGGGCTTCACACGCAACGTCATGTGGATCCAGAGCTGCAGCTGCAAGAAGAGCTGCCACAATCACAGTTCCCCCTCAAGGCCCTCTGTCAGCCTGCACAATGACATCCACAACTTCAGGCACTGA
- the si:dkey-90l8.3 gene encoding LIM domain transcription factor LMO4.1 produces the protein MVNSQLGGGVASPPRSCAGCGGKITDRFLLFSMERYWHTRCLKCSCCHAQLGDIGNTCYSKGGMILCRSDYIRLFGHSGACSTCGQSIPANEMVMRAQGNVYHLKCFTCATCRNRLVPGDRFHYVNGTIFCEHDRPEVALLSSHLPPLQSNPVLPDQKVC, from the exons ATGGTGAACAGTCAGCTGGGTGGTGGTGTGGCGTCACCCCCCAGGTCGTGTGCAGGATGCGGGGGGAAGATCACAGACCGCTTCCTGCTCTTCTCCATGGAGCGCTACTGGCACACACGCTGCCTCAAGTGCTCCTGCTGCCACGCACAACTAGGCGACATTGGCAACACCTGCTACAGTAAAGGAGGCATGATCCTGTGTAGGAGCGACTATATCAG GTTGTTCGGACACAGTGGAGCATGCAGCACCTGTGGCCAGTCGATCCCGGCCAATGAGATGGTTATGAGGGCACAGGGCAATGTGTACCATCTCAAG TGTTTCACCTGTGCCACctgtagaaacagactggtgcCAGGCGACCGCTTCCACTATGTTAATGGCACCATCTTCTGTGAGCACGACCGGCCAGAGGTTGCACTGCTCAGCAGCCACCTGCCCCCACTCCAGAGTAACCCTGTGCTGCCTGACCAGAAG GTGTGCTGA